Proteins encoded together in one Lathyrus oleraceus cultivar Zhongwan6 chromosome 5, CAAS_Psat_ZW6_1.0, whole genome shotgun sequence window:
- the LOC127087260 gene encoding probable E3 ubiquitin-protein ligase ARI7 yields MDSEDDMHDANDLDSLDDDFYSGETEDAPMDYYTDYDDDADDYFDDGDDSDPADSRRPEQNFTILKESDIRQRQEDDISRVAAVLSIPRVAASILLRHYNWSVSKVNDAWFADEEQVRKTVGLLEKKVYENPDANELTCGICFEVYPPSKIQTASCGHPYCFSCWGGYIGTSINDGPGCLMLRCPDPSCGAAVDQDMINLLVSAEDKEKYDRYLLRSYIEDNKKTKWCPAPGCEHAVNFDAGSGSYDVSCLCSYSFCWNCTEEAHRPVDCGTVSKWILKNSAESENMNWILANSKPCPKCKRPIEKNQGCMHMTCTPPCKFEFCWLCLGAWTDHGERTGGFYACNRYEAAKQEGVYDETEKRREMAKNSLERYTHYYERWASNQSSRQKALADLHQMQTINIEKLSDTQCQPESQLKFITEAWLQIVECRRVLKWTYAYGFYLAEHEQGKKQFFEYLQGEAESGLERLHQCAEKELQVFLNGDGPSKDFNDFRTKLAGLTSVTRNYFENLVRALENGLCDVDSNGAASSKATGSKNAAGSSKGRGGRGKGTIRASMSSRITDDNHWSCEQCTYANVRSATACQMCNQPRR; encoded by the exons ATGGATTCTGAAGATGATATGCACGATGCCAACGATCTCGACTCTCTCGATGACGATTTCTACAGTGGCGAAACCGAAGATGCTCCCATGGATTACTACACCGACTACGATGACGATGCTGATGATTACTTTGATGATGGCGATGATTCTGACCCCGCCGACTCTCGCAGACCCGAG CAAAATTTCACCATATTGAAAGAATCAGATATCCGGCAACGGCAGGAAGATGATATCAGTAGAGTAGCAGCTGTTCTTTCTATACCGCGAGTTGCTGCAAGTATCTTACTTCGTCATTATAATTG GAGTGTTAGTAAAGTTAATGATGCTTGGTTTGCTGATGAAGAGCAGGTTAGAAAAACAGTTGGTTTGTTGGAGAAGAAAGTTTATGAAAATCCTGATGCCAACGAG CTTACTTGCGGCATCTGTTTTGAAGTTTATCCTCCTTCTAAGATCCAAACTGCTTCTTGTGGCCATCCATATTGCTTTTCATGCTGGGGAG GATATATTGGAACTTCAATTAACGATGGTCCAGGATGTTTGATGCTAAGATGTCCTGATCCCTCTTGTGGTGCTGCTGTTGATCAAGATATGATTAATCTTTTAGTATCTGCTGAAGATAAAGAGAAGTATGACCGTTACCTTCTTAGATCTTACATTGAAGACAATAAGAAG ACCAAGTGGTGTCCTGCTCCTGGTTGCGAGCATGCAGTTAATTTCGATGCTGGCAGTGGAAGTTATGATGTATCTTGCCTCTGTTCATATAGCTTTTGCTGGAAT TGCACTGAGGAGGCTCATCGTCCAGTGGATTGTGGCACTGTGTCAAAGTGGATTTTGAAGAACAGTGCAGAATCTGAAAACATGAACTG GATACTTGCTAACTCAAAGCCGTGTCCCAAGTGCAAGAGACCAATTGAAAAAAACCAAGGGTGCATGCATATGACATGTACTCCACCTTGTAAATTTGAATTTTGCTG GCTATGCCTTGGTGCATGGACAGACCATGGTGAAAGGACTGGCGGCTTCTATGCTTGCAATCGTTATGAAGCAGCTAAACAAGAAGGGGTG TATGATGAAACTGAAAAAAGAAGAGAAATGGCAAAGAATTCATTGGAGAGGTACACACATTATTATGAGCGGTGGGCTAGCAACCAATCT TCAAGGCAAAAAGCTCTTGCTGATCTACACCAGATGCAAACTATTAAT ATTGAGAAGCTCAGTGATACACAGTGCCAACCTGAATCACAGCTTAAGTTCATAACTGAGGCCTGGTTACAG ATAGTTGAGTGCAGGCGGGTATTGAAGTGGACATATGCATATGGTTTCTATTTAGCAGAGCATGAACAGGGGAAAAAGCAGTTCTTTGAGTACTTGCAAG GTGAGGCAGAATCAGGTTTAGAGAGACTTCATCAATGTGCCGAAAAGGAACTCCAAGTATTCCTCAATGGTGATGGCCCATCTAAAGATTTCAATGATTTTCGCACAAAGCTAGCTGGATTGACCAG TGTGACTAGAAACTACTTTGAGAATTTGGTTCGGGCATTAGAGAATGGTTTATGTGATGTGGATAGCAATGGAGCTGCTTCCAGTAAAGCAACGGGTTCAAAAAATGCTGCAGGGAGTAGCAAGGGAAGAGGCGGAAGAGGAAAGGGGACGATTCGAGCTAGCATGTCCAGCAGAATTACTGATGATAATCATTGGTCTTGTGAGCAATGTACCTATGCCAATGTTAGATCTGCCACTGCATGCCAGATGTGCAATCAGCCGCGTCGATGA
- the LOC127087261 gene encoding uncharacterized protein LOC127087261 → MDLHQCFDNMRKSLPFVEENGYSASFHSGANNWLAFWLYIVTSSYFLLRENVNFFSSSSRVKSQENVSLWKRSVPNGAIVVDDAVSYSESLGSPYSSSSSTYFDAYLVISDFDRTSYWHSLVSLEEEDSEWLSDSMISENPSSPLSYSGDSFTEFSDVDTPSYWDSLLKLEQEDREWNMDKASYWHSFPLLSLEDEDSEWLSDSITSESPSSPVSFSGDSFTDISDVGTPTYWDSLLRLDKEENSEWVSDFNQQLEHVQDGSPISSYKINWGNVVLPPISTISSLTGAHRGRSEDVFSAEHLLKTADTEEFNGDEPLFWPFEGEFDWYSEECSFCSSPRKRLVFYSNMDIPLEYFALDQVSAIETLVGLKEFDGHEGL, encoded by the coding sequence ATGGATCTTCATCAATGCTTTGATAACATGAGAAAGTCTTTGCCGTTTGTAGAAGAGAATGGCTATTCTGCTTCATTTCATTCTGGTGCCAATAACTGGTTGGCTTTCTGGTTGTATATAGTGACAAGTTCATACTTTCTGTTAAGGGAAAATGTCAACTTTTTCAGCAGCAGCAGCAGAGTAAAATCTCAAGAGAATGTTTCTTTATGGAAGAGAAGCGTACCGAATGGTGCAATTGTTGTAGATGATGCAGTAAGCTACTCTGAGAGCTTAGGGTCTCCCTACAGTAGTTCTTCATCCACCTATTTTGACGCTTACTTGGTGATTTCTGATTTTGACAGAACAAGTTACTGGCATTCTTTAGTAAGTCTTGAAGAGGAAGACTCTGAATGGCTTTCAGATTCAATGATATCTGAGAACCCGTCAAGTCCTCTAAGCTACAGTGGTGATTCTTTCACTGAGTTTTCAGATGTAGACACACCTAGTTACTGGGACTCCTTGCTCAAACTTGAACAGGAAGACCGCGAGTGGAATATGGACAAAGCAAGTTACTGGCATTCTTTTCCTTTACTAAGTCTTGAAGATGAAGACTCTGAATGGCTCTCAGATTCAATAACATCCGAGAGCCCTTCTAGCCCTGTAAGCTTCAGTGGAGATTCTTTCACCGATATCTCAGATGTAGGCACACCAACTTACTGGGACTCCTTACTCAGACTTGACAAAGAAGAAAACAGTGAATGGGTTTCAGACTTTAATCAACAACTAGAGCATGTTCAGGATGGTTCTCCAATTTCATCGTATAAGATAAATTGGGGTAATGTGGTTCTTCCTCCAATCTCAACTATTTCTTCACTCACTGGAGCACACCGTGGCAGGTCTGAAGATGTTTTTTCAGCAGAACATCTATTAAAAACTGCAGACACAGAAGAGTTCAATGGTGATGAACCACTTTTTTGGCCATTTGAAGGGGAATTTGATTGGTATTCTGAGGAATGTTCATTTTGTAGCTCGCCTAGGAAAAGGCTCGTTTTTTATTCGAACATGGACATTCCTTTAGAATATTTTGCTTTGGACCAAGTATCTGCAATTGAGACATTGGTGGGACTCAAAGAATTTGATGGACATGAGGGTCTTTAA